One window from the genome of Candidatus Binataceae bacterium encodes:
- a CDS encoding tyrosine recombinase XerC yields MLSEIESYSSYLAKVARAAPNTVVAYRRDLTAFCRFLADSRQTGHAPAPDQITLDDVRRYLGHVMEHHSRATASRHLAAIRSFFRYREVALQTSNPTRGLRTPRREQRLPAVLPERDIPTLIGTVAATDEAAAWRDRAIIELLYSCGLRVGELVALDWGDVDYDLQLVHVRQAKGGKERLVPVGEVALRALDQWHPHQPAALATGAIFTNQRGGRLSRRAVELIVHQRLQASGLGTPATPHTLRHSFATHLLDHGADLRAIQEMLGHASLATTQRYTHVSVQRLKEVYARAHPRA; encoded by the coding sequence ATGCTGTCCGAAATCGAGTCCTATAGCAGTTATTTGGCCAAAGTCGCGCGCGCCGCGCCCAATACCGTGGTGGCTTATCGGCGTGATCTGACGGCTTTTTGCCGGTTTCTGGCCGACTCCCGACAGACTGGGCATGCGCCCGCCCCAGACCAAATCACGCTTGATGATGTTCGGCGCTACCTAGGCCATGTGATGGAGCATCACAGCCGCGCCACCGCCAGTCGCCATTTGGCCGCCATTCGCAGCTTTTTCCGTTACCGCGAAGTCGCTTTGCAGACTTCCAACCCGACCCGCGGCTTGCGCACCCCCCGTCGCGAGCAGCGCCTGCCCGCGGTCCTGCCCGAGCGCGACATCCCGACCCTGATCGGCACCGTGGCGGCGACCGACGAAGCGGCGGCTTGGCGCGATCGAGCGATTATCGAGCTGCTTTATTCGTGCGGTTTGCGGGTGGGGGAGTTGGTCGCGCTAGACTGGGGCGATGTCGATTACGACTTGCAGTTGGTTCATGTCCGCCAGGCCAAGGGCGGCAAGGAACGGCTGGTCCCGGTGGGTGAGGTGGCCCTGCGCGCGCTCGATCAATGGCATCCCCATCAGCCCGCCGCCCTCGCCACCGGCGCGATCTTCACCAACCAACGTGGCGGGCGGCTGAGCCGGCGCGCAGTGGAGTTGATCGTGCATCAGCGGCTGCAGGCAAGCGGGTTGGGAACGCCCGCTACGCCGCACACCTTGCGCCATTCCTTCGCTACCCATCTGCTCGATCATGGGGCCGATCTGCGCGCCATCCAGGAGATGCTGGGACATGCCAGCCTGGCCACCACTCAGCGCTACACGCATGTCAGCGTCCAACGCTTGAAAGAGGTTTATGCCCGTGCCCATCCGCGCGCCTGA
- the glmU gene encoding bifunctional UDP-N-acetylglucosamine diphosphorylase/glucosamine-1-phosphate N-acetyltransferase GlmU, translating into MPYSKNFAEHPLTPTAALVLAAGLGTRMRSARAKVLHEVGGRPMIVRALAPLFELGIAPVVIVVGHQADLVQEAVARAYPGREVIFASQPVQRGTGDAARCGMAAMPAQFGGDVLITYGDVPALRAATLAQLLSHHRAGKMALSLITLELEEPASYGRIIREPSGAVAAIVEACDAVGEQRALREINAGVYVAGANFLRQGLSAISSANAQGEFYLTDLVAIARARGLAVGGFRAADPQEFVGINSLEELAQVNAEIRKTVNRRLMAAGVTLVDPDTAYIDPEVEIGADTIIGPNVQILGASRIAAGVRIDGTAWLREVSVGAGSHLKLGVRAERCRIGEQCEVGPFAHLREGTELSGGNRIGNFVETKQARIGQGSKASHLSYLGDVTVGEQTNIGCGVITVNYDGYDKHQSRIGDHCMVGCDSQLIAPVSIGDEAYVASGTTVVRDVPAGALALSHHPQREREGWTRTWHQRHRGTRQRPGKANE; encoded by the coding sequence ATGCCCTATTCAAAAAACTTCGCTGAGCACCCACTTACCCCCACCGCCGCGTTAGTGCTCGCCGCCGGCCTGGGGACCCGGATGCGCTCGGCGCGGGCCAAGGTGCTGCACGAGGTCGGCGGGCGCCCGATGATCGTGCGTGCGCTGGCGCCGCTGTTCGAGCTGGGGATTGCGCCGGTTGTGATCGTCGTGGGTCATCAGGCCGACTTGGTTCAAGAGGCGGTAGCGCGTGCCTACCCCGGGCGCGAGGTGATTTTTGCCTCCCAACCCGTTCAGCGTGGCACGGGCGATGCCGCGCGCTGTGGGATGGCGGCGATGCCGGCGCAGTTTGGCGGGGACGTGCTCATTACCTATGGTGATGTTCCCGCGCTACGCGCTGCCACGTTGGCCCAGCTTCTCTCACACCATCGCGCCGGCAAAATGGCGTTGTCCCTGATCACCTTGGAGTTGGAAGAACCAGCCAGTTACGGCCGCATCATTCGCGAACCCAGCGGCGCGGTAGCGGCCATTGTCGAAGCTTGCGATGCGGTGGGCGAGCAACGCGCGCTGCGCGAGATCAACGCCGGAGTGTACGTTGCCGGGGCGAATTTTTTGCGCCAAGGGCTGAGCGCGATCAGCAGCGCCAACGCGCAGGGCGAGTTTTATCTTACCGATTTGGTCGCAATCGCGCGCGCGCGCGGCCTGGCGGTAGGCGGCTTTCGCGCCGCCGACCCGCAGGAATTTGTCGGGATCAATTCCCTGGAGGAGTTGGCGCAGGTGAATGCCGAAATCCGCAAGACCGTCAACCGCCGCCTGATGGCGGCGGGCGTCACGCTGGTCGATCCCGACACCGCCTACATCGACCCTGAAGTGGAGATTGGCGCCGATACTATAATCGGTCCCAACGTGCAGATCTTGGGGGCCAGCCGCATCGCCGCCGGCGTGCGGATCGACGGTACCGCTTGGCTGCGCGAGGTTAGCGTGGGTGCGGGCAGCCATCTCAAGCTAGGTGTGCGCGCCGAGCGCTGCCGCATTGGTGAGCAATGCGAAGTGGGTCCTTTCGCTCATCTGCGCGAAGGTACGGAACTGAGCGGGGGTAATCGAATCGGCAACTTCGTGGAGACCAAGCAAGCCCGTATCGGCCAGGGCAGTAAAGCCAGCCATCTCAGCTACCTGGGCGATGTCACCGTCGGTGAGCAGACCAACATCGGTTGCGGCGTGATCACGGTCAATTACGACGGTTACGATAAGCATCAAAGCCGGATCGGCGATCACTGCATGGTGGGTTGCGACAGTCAGTTAATCGCGCCGGTAAGCATCGGGGACGAGGCCTATGTGGCATCGGGTACCACCGTAGTGCGCGATGTGCCGGCTGGCGCGCTGGCCCTCTCGCACCATCCCCAGCGCGAACGCGAGGGTTGGACCCGCACCTGGCATCAACGCCATCGCGGGACACGCCAGCGGCCGGGTAAGGCTAACGAGTAA